In the Lates calcarifer isolate ASB-BC8 linkage group LG16_LG22, TLL_Latcal_v3, whole genome shotgun sequence genome, CTGCTGTCATTTGTAGTCTTTTCTCCCAGTTACGCACCTGTAGTAGGCAAAGAAAACAACCGTCATCCACCCATGAAGTACAACAGGCCAAGCAAAAACAGATGACTGTGGTGATGACTATTTGAACTACATCATGATTTATTGTCCTACAATAGCAAGCAAGGATATGGTGGAGGTAAATCCCCTTAATCACAGTCTATACTATATAGTTTGGTATAGACAGTAAAAGTGTGTACTCACCTTTAAAGCCTTGATATCATCGTTTACTTACAAAATATTATCTGAAATTATCAAGGATCATTAAATTTACTAAAGTGATATAAGGACTTCAAggagtaaaaatgttttcttaagAATATTGTTGATGAAAACTGAAGGCCATAGAATCACTAGGGCAAattcctgtttcttttcatgAATGGAATATCTGTTTATGTTTACTGAGGAAGATGTAAAGTGGTGTATCTAACGCAAACTTTAGACTTTGGCAGACTTTAGACACTGATAATACAAAGTGAAATAGCAAAAGTGATTTATTACCTCCAAATGGTGTTTAGTCTCTGTCTCCAAACAACTAGATGATGCAAAGTGCTTCTTATACCAACTTGTCTCTGTCACATCCtgaaaatgaacatgaacacaaGTGCAGTGCATTTACATGTTATGGAGTTTGGAGTCATGGTAACAATGAATTAAATGCAATGACATTAACACACCTCTGCACCCATCCACAAAaacctgcacacatgcactgcacTCAAATTACTGTTTCATCCACTCTCAGCTGTGTTACTACACATACACAAGATACTTTTACTTTAGAAGTTAAACCGGCACTTAGTCCCTGTGAAGGGAGCGCGGACTTGTAAATAAAGCATGAGCAGAGTCAAGGTCGATAGCAGTGATTCTGGTAATGCAGGGAGCTGGTTAATCTTTCATACTGACCTTTGCATCTAGGTCCCCTGTGGGCTTATGTGGACAGTCCAGAAAGTGTGACCCCAGCTCAGACAGTTTCATTACACTGTCACAtcctttgttaaaaaaaaaaaaaaacatcaaagacacAGTAAATCAAACACTAGATGTAGGCACTACTGTGGTATTGTCCTCTAATAATGAAAAGTGTAACAGGAAAGGCTGTATCATCACCTTAAATGACACATTTGTGGTAGGGTTATTCAAGCTTGCTTCTTTTTTACCGGGTGAATTGAGCTGTCATGTTTAATTAAAGACTGCAGAATTACTTTCCCTACAGATACAACCAACTGTGCAAATTGAGTTCCAACAACTGTACTGAACTACCACTATAGGAAAGAGTCTTTTACATGTTGTTCTGGTGCAGCTCTCTATCTAATTGTTCAGTGGTAGACCCtgcaattaaaaaataaatcttgatTTTCTTGATTGTCTAGAAATACACATCTAACCAAGCAGAGGAAAGCCTGCTGGATATAAAGACCTGATATAAAATCTAGCCTTTAGCCCATGACAGCTGGATACACAAGGTCTTAGTTAAGTAATAATATCCCTCTCATTACAGCAACATAATAGTTGTCTACCATACAGAACATCATGTTACATGATAGTATAGGTAATGTAACCAGGGTGTTTGGGACGTAAGGCAAGTGTACCTAGCATATTAACAATGTAGTTATACAAGGATTTCTTAAGAGGTAGAGCTGTTCTAAGGACAGAAATAGTTCAACTGATCTAGAAAAATCTCACCTAAGTCTCCAAGTCTTACCTCTGTAAGTAAAGAAGCATTTGACCAGAGCAGCAGACATCTCCCTGTCAAGGTCCAGTTCAACGACCTTCCAGCTGTCTCCCAGTGGACAGTCACTAAGTGGGTCGACTTTGGATCTTCGTGCCAGCATCTCAATATAAGGCCTTGAGAAGATGTGCTTTGGGTCACTGCAAATCAAAAAGAGAATCAGTCTGATCTTGGCAGTATTTGCTGAGCTAATATAGACAATAGTATGTGCATAGTCTTTGCTACTAAGGTACTACGGCATATGGCATTTTTATCTTCAGTGGCCATAATTAaccaaagtgaaacaaaatagCTAATATAGGGAATTGGTGGCAATATCCACTGGCAAACAGAAACTGTGCATCCACTACTGACTGTTAGTTTCATGTATTTTACAACTGTGAAGCACTtgtcacagaaagaaaatgctgttaaaatgaaaatgctaatGGGGATGACTGCTTTTACTACTGCAGTTAATGTTTTCCCATAAATCTTCTATTCAAGTCTCACCTGTGGCTGATAGATACAGGCCTATAAAAAGCACTCAGGGACACTGGACATTCATAGTCCAGCTGCTGCTTCCCATCAGTGAAGGTCACAGCCATGGGAATTAGCTCTCGAGTCACCGACACTGTGTACACCTGACAGTTAAAACAGCTTTAAACAGctttacaaaatataaaataacacaatgacTTATGTAGTGTTATTAATGAATGTGGAACAACTAAAAGTGTGTGTAGGCTTTAACATGTAAAATTAGTGTAGGTTATCAGGTAGGTAATCAGGCAAGGATGAGATGAGGTGCAAAGCTATGAAGGTGTTCAGTATATGTTTTGGAATATAATTTCAACAATGCATTGTGATAATTAAACATACATTAAAGTCTTGAATCACATCATTACTGCCTATCTGATAATGAGCAGTCATCTACTGGTGTTACATCCCACCTGTGAATTACTGCCATCTGCTGAACAGACTGAGATCTCCACCACAGTGTCTCCAAAATTCAGAAGAACTGGTTGTGAGCTGTCTGCCCCATTCACTGtaacttttatgtttttgtctggCACTTTAGGAAGCAGCGTCACCGCATTACAATGAAAGGGAACAATACCTGGGAGGAAAGTGTGCAATGaggacaacagaaaacaacatttacattaactGCTACCAGTGCTAGTATGGCATGCATATtcacacaacattaaaacctaAACAGTGGCAAAATAAGACAGTTTTTTAATATAACCTGTTTAACTCAGTCAGGTTGTATCACAACTGATACTCACTGTTGTATTCATAGACTTTAGAAGAGAATGTAGGGCGAAGTGGAATATCTCCTTCCACAATAAGACTACTGAGCTCTGCGATCTTTGCAGACAGCTTGGTGATTCCTACGGAGTATCTTTTTATGGTGCCATCCTCAGCTACCACCTCGATTTCTACTCTGTTTAACCCATCATTCAGTTTGACGGTTCTGGAGCCGTCACCAAAGAGCTGCATTATTACAAGAAAAACGAGGTTGAATTTTAAGTGAAAGAGTCTTAGCAGACAAACCAGAGGTAAGTGTCATATGATTTGCAGGACAGTACTCACAATACTGTATGAAGCCCCGCAGTCACTGGTAAGCAGGTCCAGAGTCACTTTGCTGACACtgctctccactgtcactgtgtaGTCTGTAACTGCTGGTGTGAAGGCTGGATGGAGCTTAACAccaccagagacagagagcttcTCCAAATCACAGTTGTCCATGTCTcaagtctcttttctttcacgGCTGGTTTAGTTGTGTTCAGCTACAACAcaatatgagtgtgtgtggtccaACTGTTGTCTGACAACCCAGCACACTCACAGCTCCATTTACCGCACTGACGCCTGACGGTTACCATAGTAACAAATGAAATGGTGCCAGGTGTTAAGTTACTATTAGCTAGCTATTAGCAGAAACGCATTTTCACTGACTAAGAACAAAACTTGACGAGTAATACAAAACACCCCACAAGCctgtcctttgtttttgttataaACTCTGACTAAGGCTCGGATGACTGtcagaaaggagagagaaaagacaccGGTAGACAGCTGTTTTTGATGTGTCAACAATGTGTCGACACAGGCTGATAAATGTAGCTATTAAGCTAGAAAAAAGAATACACAACATTATAACTATTATAAGCAGTAAAAAGCTCTTTCACTCCTCCAAACGGCAGAGGGCAGTAGAGTGCAGAGGACGAAGACAATGACGCTGAAGTTGGCTTCCGATTCGTCAGTTAAGGGGAaagtttctcagtttctctaaactccccccccccccccaacagaCGAATCGGAAGCTTCGAATCAAAACCAGACCAACCTCAGCGTCAGTTTTTTTTGTAACgtcatttcctttcctctaaAGCGTGTTAAAAAAGGTAAAGCAGAAATACTTAACGTGAAATACCGTCAGATTCAGTTTCCAGCGAATCCCTGTTGTCGTTAAATCAGTGATAAGCGTTGCTTCACAAATGGTTTATACTTGTGAATTTATTTCTGCTCATGTAAACGCTCGCCTACTAACCTGTTAGCAGCATGTGCTAGCACTCTGGCTAGCTGCCTTGGTAGCATTATAGACTTGAATGTAATCTTTTTGCGCTTGTCTTGCCTTCCCTGCAACctaatgaaataataatgttacAACAGAGTTACCTAACATTGTATAACTTTAATTATCTTCCAGGAAGATGGCAGCTCCATCTGAGGACTACCCTCATGAAATAGACGAACAGCTCACAAGCTTCGActcctcagtttcctctgtcAAAACCATGTTGGAGAAGTTAATGTCGATGCCCAGAAATGACCTTCTGCAAAAGGTAGGCTGAAAACTGTGTTCACAGCGGACTCTGTGACTGGtcaaatagaaaacaaacagactcaGCTGTAAACATGCTGCATCACTGGCATGGCTTAATGATacatcaaatataaaaacaataaagcCTTAAGTAATGATAGTAGTTACACCTGTTTTCTCCTTCCATGAAAAGTCGTGAGAAAACTCTACATCACAGACGATTGATAAATTGACAACATCATAAGAAGTTGTTTTCTTGTGTCAAACAGAGGTGAAACATGGTGAAGTAAATTTCATTTGCAACTGTGAGATAATGTGCTTCTGCTTCACTAAAAATCACAAAGAATACTGTTGTCCATTCATCCATAATTCACACGTGACTATTCTGTAAGGGCCTGCAGGGGGCTGGAGACTCTTTGATCTCACATTGGACAGGAGTCTGTCAATATAGACACCTCATGTAGACACCTACTCTGAGGTTGCTATTTCCCagttcattttaacattttatatgcAAAACATGCAGTTTACTGATAAAATGTTATGAGGTGTACTCTGTTAGGTAATAAACATCAACCTAGTGTCTAGTGCCAGAGACCTTGAACCTTGCAGCTGGTACTGATTAAACTAAATTTGGTTTATTGACAGCTGGACCCTTTGGATCAAGCCAAGCTGGACCTGATGTCTGCCTACACCCTTAATTCATTATTCTGGAGTAAGTTTTATGGATTCATTGTGATCACTCAGTCCACATGATTgtttctcactgtttttgtctctggttTCACTGTGGTTGATTTAAAAGATCACTACTGTGTTCATGGTTGTTCAGTGAACTATGGTAGATAAtgtacctgtgtttttttttggtctgatTTTCCCCTGTCTGTCTTGTATCTTGTAATGTATCCCAAAGAACTCTGTATTGAATATGTCTTGTCTAGAATTAACTTGCAGTATATGTAGTCTTACTTTTTGGTCTTATTTCTAGTGTACTTGGTGACACAAGGAGTAAATCCCAGAGAACATGGAATCAAGCAAGAACTGgtatgtactgtgtgttttctctaaactatctttgatatttttctcaCCATTTACATGCACTGTCTAACTCATCTGTGATCGTTCTCTGTTCTTCAGGAGCGAATAAGGACATACATGAACAGAGTGAAGGAGATCACTGACAAGAGGAAAGCTGCCCGTCTTGATAAGGGGGCTGCCGCGCGATTTGTCAGGAATGCTCTCTATGATCCAGAGGAAAAAGAGTCTAGGAAAAAAGCAGCAGCCAAGAAGGCAGCAGACAAAGCATCTGACAGCCCGCAGTCAAAGCGTCCAAAGCAGAGCTGAAGTAAAGGAGGAGCTGGACAGTCTGGTCCTGCTGCAGTTTGCACTAATTACTGTGGCAAAGAACACTAGGAGTTCATATTTTTGCTCACAAGAGAATTcctcagtatgtgtgtgataaGACACCATACAAGACAACTTGAGACAACAAAACTGGATCATACCTTGGAGTCAGATCATCAGCAGCCAGTGAATGTTGCTGGATATACTAGAAACACAGACTAAGTGCCATCTACAACACAGCATCCATGTTTTCCTCAACATAATTCTGACAATGACACTGACCACTGCTTAGAATTTCATAATTTCTGTAATGTTACTTCATCACTgaattattgtgtgtgtggagttctATGACCACTGGAAATTCTAGTTTTATATGGGAAAGTGAGTAAAAAATGTAATTGGGTCCATGCAGGTATTGAAATATGTCACTCAAGTTTGTATGGTTCTTCTTTTTATATGAAGGAGAAGTATTAGTGGCTGTGTTTTTTGAAAGGGATTCCGTGAATCAATGCAATGAGCATGTTTCTACAGGCGTGCCTTGTTTCAAACATTGTACCGAAAAGCTTTTggtgatgtttttcttttaaagttgAGTTTTGCAGAAAAATACTGAGAAAACCTGATGTTTGACTTAATGGTTTTCTTCCTgttcttttcttcatttgtttgttgttacctCTTACTGAGGAGGACACAAATTGGTAATAGAATTTTTAAGTAAAACAGTTCAATGTAAACTTCGAACTTTCCTCAATATGCTTTTTTCACAGATTAAATTTTGACATGTCACGGTAGGAAAAAGCTCAAGTGTGGTGTACTTGAGTAGAACTGAGCCATAGTTAATGTAATTAGtgacacctgtgcttttcctgccaCAGCAAGTCGCTGGCTGCTGCGAAAATGTCTCGTAGCAAATGGCCTTGGTTGATATATCCCATCTTGGGGGCAGGTGTTAAATGTTTATTACTCTGTCTGTAGCCtgattttcatatgtttttatcTCATGAAATAGCAACATTTGCTATAGAAGTTACTGTGTAAATTGGCCACAGAATGGATCGTCACTGTTTAGAATCAGTTCTTTCAATTGACTGCAGGAAATTTCATGAAGTAATTGTACGGGTTGAACttcatttctcagttttatttatttgttcacagGACAACTTGGTGCATATGGTTTCAAAATACACCTAACCTGGTTATGTAATGCGACTGAGTTCACTTTTGAATTACAAGATGTGAAACTACGTAGAAGACGTttacaagaaagaaaaagtcgAGGGGAGAAGTTGCCTTCATGAACTAGCTGAAATTGTGTACTCTACCACTAAATCCTAATCAAGCAGCGTGGTATTTAATTCATGGGAGCAATTTAGACCGGCTCTTTGGGTCAGATCTGTGACCTTTTGATTACAAGATATCCTCTGTAACCATCACAAACACTGCTCTAGCTGTATGGCTGCACAGTATGAGCACAGGCCGTAATGAGACTTccttttataaaaaaaaaaactagtgtCACATTAGATAAAGACACCCATATTGCTTCCTTTTTCTAATTCCCTCTGGACAGCTGAGATCTTAATCTTAATGTACCCACAAGCCACTGCATCCCTCTAATCAAGCCCAGGAAACAGTGAGGCAGTGAGTTAGATACTCAGGAATGtatcttttcattcttttcatcatcttttccttttctcatccTCCCTGCAGCAGAgtccaaaaatgacatttgtttaGCCAAACCTCCCCTCTCcatccttttcctttttccaccAAGTTGTTGTTTCTAACTCTGTTCAAAGACATGTGTCAAACTCTGCCTGATGAACAGCCCCGTCTACATATTGGAAAAATATGgatttttccactttttttttcccccctcgtCTCTGTAATGTTCGCCTTCCTACGCCCTCATCCACACATGTGCTCGGTATAAAGGAGTTAGGTCACAGTGCGAGCAAATTTGAACAAACAAACTCTCATGTTGAAATTGTGCACCCTAACAAGTTCCAAACCCTGGTTTGTCCCGCGGTTGTTTATTTactctgtttgtgtgctgcttGTGGTGAGGAAGTTTATATTATATAGAGTAAAAGGCATCAGACCAAATGACCCCCTGAAGCAAGATGAGGGTAGAAGCAGCCTTCCTTCCAGACGTCTCTATCTCCTAAAAGGATGAAGTGTGCTGACAACAGATTGCATTAACCTGCTTGGAGCACCAAATGGGTTCAACACATCTGGGCAAATCACATAATCTGAGGGAAGTTGTAGATGTTGTAAACAGACTTAAAATACATCATGGTTAAACAACTCCTATAAACATTAGTTGTGTGCAAGAATTCTAAGAATTTCCATGTAATCACTGGATAGGCTTTACACCTGTTCAACATCCCATCAGATAAAGTCAGGGAATCTGATTCTTCAGGGAAGTCGGTGTACATCAGTGAGTTTTCCTGGGAAACAGGAATAaaccaaaaatgtatttctcaatCAGCCCCTCTCTTTGCTAGCATTTTGGTGGTTTTCAACCCGTTTGTAGTGGAAACCAAAGTGCTGAGCTCAGAAAAgaaaattttaaacaaatcagGAAGAAGTAAATGTTTTTAACGGTCATGGCAGTGCTGCAGTTTAGAGACTGGAAAGTTGTAGAAAACTAGAATGTTTTTGCAACAGTAACACACAGGAAAGCAAAGGAGGTTGAGATTCAACCTTTATGCTTGATCTTGGAGACAGGAGTTGACAGAATAAGCTTGTCACAAGGCACATTTAGTAGCCGTTACagagcttttgatcatatcacatggTCTTTATCAGCAGATGAAGTTGTCAGGAATTGAAGaagtttacatttaaatttttcaGGAGCCCTTTAAAGACCTCTGAAACATAATTTTCTAAGTGTTCATTCAGTATGTGATGCCATGCGTACAGTGTAGGCTATATacagttaatgttttttgtCCTATTTAGAAATTAAACTGTGTTTGATACATACATGTATAAGTTTACATATAATAATAGTTTCCAAGAGGTATCAAAAGACCTGTAAAAAAGACAGATAGTGTGTTCAGAATGGAGACACAGTTTGTGTCTTTGAGCTGCATTCTGTCTACTGCCACTTTCATTCACTTAATTCATCACGTCTAGAGAGAAAATCCAGCATCTTATTATTAGCAGGCAATTCTGTGTCTGGCTGATGCTTTATGATTTACAAACCTATAGTTACATCAGTACACCACAGacgtaaaaaaaaacatttgattgcAGGCCTACACTGCAGGGGAATGATGAGGTATTAAGAAGCCCAGTGGAACAAGCTTTGCTTTGAATAAGTGGGTGAAATTGAGAGTGAGTGAAGGACGGACATTTGCAGCTTTATTCTGTCTGACACACCAGGAATTCCATGCAGTCATTTGTGCCACTTTCTATTCACCTTGGCCCCgctgacagagctgctgattaATCATGATAAcaatgttttccttttatttagCCCTCACCTCGCAGCGCTGGGACAAATTACTTTTTGCGAGTCAGCAGGTGAGGTTGAAGCTTGGACCACCAGGGTTTCCAACACAAACCAGGGTTACAGTCTCCTTTGTTCTTCGTCTTCTTGTTCTTTTTAACCCTTTCCTagattcagttttatttgatgttttgaaGTGAGATGACTATTATTTCATTCTCCTACTGAGAAGAATAACCAagctaaaaatattaatttatattcattttacttaaaaaaagGACAACAATAATTCAAGGATtctatcattttcattttataatcACATTCTTGACATAAGAGCACCCTGTTGTCTCATGGGTTTCCCATTTTCTTTGTTATCTACTATTGCCTCCTTACTGTGACTTTACACTGGTGTGACCCTCTGAGAGTCAATATCACTTCTAGGTCAAGTTCAGTATTTGTAAtatgtctctgtgatgttgTGCAGGAGCATAATGACAACATGTAGATTGTTTAGGATCAATCTGACATGTTAGTGAGACTGTGTTGCCCCTtggctctttttctctccattttttttaatccatccATCTTGAGTTTCTGCAGAGTTTTACATGTTTCTCTGGGAATTTTTCAAAATCATCAAcaattagtaaaaaaaaaaaaaaaagctgaatagCAGTACCTGGACAGCTTCATCAGAGAGACCACAAAGCTCTACTGCACCTTTCATAAAGTCTTCTTCGCTCTCTCCTtttgccctccctccctctctctgtctctctgtctctctctctctctctctccaactaCTGTACATCCCACTGGGCTTTGGCCCGTTAAGGTGACGCCATGCTGAAAACATGTTCAGAGCGAGGCCTTGAACTCTCCTTGctaaacacatcacatcatcatcacacttCATTGAGTTTCCATCCTTTACATTACCTTGCTCCTGCCAGTGTGTTTAAtctacagagggagagagagagagagagagagaaacacagatatACTCCTCAGTGAATGAGTTGGGGTTGGCCTGCCATCTATCATGCTTAAATGAACTATTaggaatgaaaacacaaaatcatttctAGAGAATCGAGCTGGGGGCGTGGAGGGTTAAAGGTTTAATTCACTGGAGCTGGTTGTCTTTGTGAGTAAATGCAAGTCAAACTCCTCTGACTGTGGTAGTGCTGAGTGCTTCCAGCATTTGAATGTGTGGAAACGTGAAATAGGAAATTACTTCCAATGAccttttaatgaataaataaagttttgaaaaTTAAACATCCATATTAAACAGGGATtattcatctcctctctcccatgTGCGGACCAGCTTTATGATGATGTCACTCCATGTTGCCTGTAGTCTGTGGCCATCTGAAGACCTCATCTATTACTGTGGCCCGGTGTTTACCTCTGGCACGGAGCTCGTCTTGAGAGGGAAACATAACGGCCCATATGGCTGCAATGTGAAATCAGGGCTTTTCCCCGTTAAACCGTGGGCTTCCGATGCATAAAGCTGCGGGATAACCGTTCAGCCATCAAAGAGCTGAACGCAAAACCATCTCTGAATCCTTTACACACAAGCACACgtgcacattcacattcacgcacacacacacacacatgcacaggggGGAGTCAGGCAGCTGCAAGCAGACTGTGAAAGCAGGGAAACGCTCACTGTTACACATGCAGAGGG is a window encoding:
- the c1d gene encoding nuclear nucleic acid-binding protein C1D, producing the protein MAAPSEDYPHEIDEQLTSFDSSVSSVKTMLEKLMSMPRNDLLQKLDPLDQAKLDLMSAYTLNSLFWMYLVTQGVNPREHGIKQELERIRTYMNRVKEITDKRKAARLDKGAAARFVRNALYDPEEKESRKKAAAKKAADKASDSPQSKRPKQS